A region from the Ammospiza nelsoni isolate bAmmNel1 chromosome 1, bAmmNel1.pri, whole genome shotgun sequence genome encodes:
- the CHST9 gene encoding carbohydrate sulfotransferase 9 isoform X2 — translation MPRKAVWRRSAPVGLSNHGMAVSRSRPWRGRADPLAVVAASSGSRLPEQQKTSESSLSWFRGVYLPPALHPLNKTFVKGGEWQDTGSTQEKRRAFLQDFCRKYNSRKKLQTHLVHLVSRIYVEDRHKVLYCEVPKAGCSNWKRVLMVLSGLTASANNISHDDVHYGKHLRKLDSYDLKGIYTRLNMYTKFIFVRDPMERLVSAFRDKFEHPNSYYHPVFGKAIIKKYRQNADEEALKTGSGVKFKEFIQYLLDSRRPIGMDIHWEQVSKLCYPCLINYDFIGKFETLEEDANYFLQLVGAPANLKFPKFKDRHSSDERTSTEVVRQYLKELSKEERQLTYDFYYLDYLMFNYTSLLV, via the coding sequence ATGCCAAGGAAAGCAGTGTGGAGGAGAAGTGCTCCTGTGGGCCTCAGTAACCATGGGATGGCTGTCTCAAGGAGCAGGCCCTGGCGGGGCAGGGCTGACCCTTTAGCTGTGGTGGCTGCCTCCTCGGGGAGCCggctccctgagcagcagaagaCAAGTGAGTCCTCTCTGAGCTGGTTCAGAGGGGTGTATTTacctcctgctctgcacccaTTAAACAAGACATTTGTCAAGGGTGGTGAGTGGCAGGACACAGGCAGCACCCAGGAAAAGCGCAGGGCCTTCCTTCAGGACTTTTGTAGGAAATACAACAGCAGAAAGAAGCTGCAAACCCACCTGGTGCACCTGGTGTCAAGGATTTATGTAGAGGACAGGCACAAGGTTCTGTACTGTGAAGTGCCAAAAGCAGGCTGCTCCAACTGGAAAAGGGTCCTCATGGTGCTCAGTGGACTCACTGCTTCAGCAAACAACATCTCCCATGATGATGTGCACTACGGAAAGCACCTGAGGAAATTGGACAGTTATGACCTAAAAGGGATCTACACACGCTTGAACATGTACACCAAGTTCATATTTGTACGTGATCCTATGGAAAGACTGGTATCTGCCTTCAGGGATAAGTTTGAGCATCCAAACAGCTATTACCATCCGGTATTTGGGAAGGCAATAATTAAAAAGTATAGACAGAATGCAGATGAAGAAGCACTGAAAACAGGATCAGGAGTTAAGTTCAAGGAGTTTATCCAATATTTGTTGGACTCCCGCCGACCAATAGGAATGGACATTCACTGGGAGCAAGTCAGCAAGCTCTGCTATCCCTGCCTCATCAACTATGACTTTATAGGAAAGTTTGAAACCCTGGAAGAAGATGCTAATTACTTTCTGCAGCTGGTAGGTGCTCCAGCCAATCTGAAGTTCCCTAAATTCAAAGACAGACATTCCTCTGATGAGAGAACAAGTACAGAAGTAGTGAGGCAATATTTAAAGGAGTTGTCTAAGGAGGAGAGACAGCTGACCTATGACTTCTATTACTTGGATTACTTAATGTTCAATTATACATCACTACTTGTATAG